In Synergistaceae bacterium, one genomic interval encodes:
- the tuf gene encoding elongation factor Tu: MAKEHFVRNKPHLNIGTIGHIDHGKTTLTAAITKTLARKNEAAFIPYDMIDKAPEERDRGITINISHVEYETENRHYAHIDCPGHADYIKNMITGAAQMDGAILVVSAADGPMPQTREHVLLARQVSVPALVVFMNKCDMVDDPELLDLVEMEIRDLLNQYDFPGDDIPIVRGSALKALESDEDNDWSARIVELMQACDDFIPAPQRPLDQPFLMPIEDVFTISGRGTVVTGRVETGVIKSGDEVEIVGIRDTQKTTATSLEMFRKILDDAEAGDNVGVLLRGTGKDEVERGQVLAKPGSIKPHKHFKSEVYVLKKEEGGRHTPFFTGYKPQFFFRTTDVT, from the coding sequence ATGGCAAAGGAACATTTTGTACGTAATAAGCCCCACCTTAACATTGGAACGATAGGACACATTGACCATGGTAAGACGACCTTAACAGCGGCGATCACGAAGACGCTTGCTCGTAAAAACGAGGCTGCCTTCATACCATATGACATGATTGACAAGGCACCGGAAGAAAGAGATCGCGGAATCACGATCAACATCTCACACGTTGAATATGAGACAGAGAACCGTCACTATGCACACATCGACTGTCCGGGACACGCCGACTACATCAAAAACATGATCACAGGAGCCGCCCAGATGGACGGAGCGATTCTTGTTGTATCAGCAGCAGATGGCCCCATGCCCCAGACCAGAGAGCACGTACTTCTTGCTCGTCAGGTCAGCGTTCCTGCACTTGTAGTATTCATGAACAAATGTGACATGGTAGACGACCCAGAACTACTAGACCTAGTAGAAATGGAAATCAGGGACCTACTCAATCAGTACGACTTCCCCGGAGACGATATTCCTATCGTACGTGGAAGCGCACTCAAAGCCCTTGAATCAGACGAAGACAACGACTGGTCAGCCCGCATAGTTGAACTCATGCAGGCCTGTGATGACTTTATTCCTGCACCGCAGAGACCTCTAGACCAGCCCTTCCTCATGCCCATAGAGGACGTATTCACCATCTCCGGTCGCGGCACCGTTGTAACCGGTAGAGTTGAAACAGGAGTCATCAAAAGCGGAGACGAAGTAGAAATCGTAGGAATCAGAGACACTCAGAAAACCACAGCGACAAGCCTTGAAATGTTCAGAAAGATACTTGACGACGCTGAAGCTGGCGACAACGTTGGAGTACTCCTCCGCGGTACCGGCAAAGACGAAGTTGAGCGTGGACAAGTACTTGCCAAACCTGGCAGCATCAAACCGCACAAACACTTC